One region of Baekduia soli genomic DNA includes:
- a CDS encoding epoxide hydrolase family protein, with product MSPAAEPFVVDVPDAVLEDLAGRLARTRWPIDPENDDWRYGAQRAYLEDLVEHWRMRYDWREHERRINAYANFRTTIDDVPVHFIHERGRGPAPIPLILSHGWPWTFWDFQHVIGPLSDPAAHGGDPADAFDVVVPSLPGFGFSTPLRRTGINFHRTADLWVTLMRDVLGYDRFAAQGGDWGHLVSSQLGHRYPQHMIGVHLSLAMPMDLFTAQLPGEDAYEPDERHFYHHTQARMAHATTHVVVQSTDPQTVSYGLHDSPVGLLAWLVDRRRWWSDCDGDVERRFSKDDLITTTMLYWITESYVSSARFYWEAKHHPWRPVDDARPVVRSPTGVAIFPQELAIMPRAWLHEYYNLQRLTYMKSGGHFAPAEEPEALVEDVRAFFRPLRG from the coding sequence ATGAGCCCAGCGGCGGAGCCCTTCGTCGTCGACGTGCCGGACGCGGTCCTGGAGGACCTCGCCGGGCGCCTGGCCCGCACGCGCTGGCCCATCGACCCGGAGAACGACGACTGGCGCTACGGCGCACAGCGCGCCTACCTCGAGGACCTCGTCGAGCACTGGCGCATGCGGTATGACTGGCGCGAGCACGAGCGCCGCATCAACGCCTACGCCAACTTCCGCACGACGATCGACGACGTGCCGGTGCACTTCATCCACGAGCGGGGGCGCGGGCCGGCGCCGATCCCCCTGATCCTGTCGCACGGCTGGCCGTGGACGTTCTGGGACTTCCAGCACGTCATCGGCCCGCTCAGCGACCCCGCGGCGCACGGCGGCGACCCGGCCGACGCCTTCGACGTCGTCGTCCCCTCGCTGCCCGGCTTCGGGTTCTCGACGCCGCTGCGCCGCACGGGCATCAACTTCCACCGCACGGCAGACCTGTGGGTCACCCTCATGCGCGACGTCCTGGGCTATGACCGCTTCGCCGCGCAGGGCGGGGACTGGGGGCATCTCGTCAGCTCCCAGCTCGGCCATCGATACCCCCAGCACATGATCGGCGTGCACCTGAGCCTGGCGATGCCGATGGACCTGTTCACCGCCCAGCTGCCTGGCGAGGACGCCTACGAGCCCGACGAGCGCCACTTCTACCACCACACGCAGGCGCGGATGGCGCACGCCACGACGCACGTCGTCGTCCAGAGCACCGATCCGCAGACGGTCTCCTACGGGTTGCACGACTCGCCGGTCGGGCTGCTCGCCTGGCTGGTCGACCGCCGGCGCTGGTGGAGCGACTGCGACGGCGACGTCGAGCGGCGGTTCTCCAAGGACGACCTCATCACGACGACGATGCTCTACTGGATCACCGAGAGCTACGTGTCCAGCGCGCGGTTCTACTGGGAGGCCAAGCACCATCCGTGGCGGCCCGTCGACGACGCGCGGCCCGTGGTGCGGTCGCCGACCGGCGTGGCGATCTTCCCGCAGGAGCTCGCGATCATGCCGCGGGCCTGGCTGCACGAGTACTACAACCTGCAGCGCCTGACCTACATGAAGTCCGGCGGCCACTTCGCGCCCGCCGAGGAGCCCGAGGCCCTGGTGGAGGACGTCCGCGCGTTCTTCCGCCCGCTCCGCGGCTGA
- a CDS encoding hydantoinase B/oxoprolinase family protein, producing MATDVDTTIKWDGSVYPYIAPDQLDIHPSLQLHTDADETVDPVTHEVLRHALWNVNVEHGQSIIRTSGSPICAYGHDFNPAILDEEGGYVFFGKYNLYLAVSSATAVKWTLEYRSEKPGIHEGDMYLTNDPWIGTTHQPDVVIACPVFVDGKLFCWVSNTLHQWDLGGTAPGGFNPMAEDVYWEVPCYPPVKIVEGGEIRRDIEELYTRNSRLGDLVALDLRSQVTGCNVARDRVLALVARYGASTVKATMRKVQDDSAAAFSKRLESIPDGTWTEEGWMEVKLPGDRGLYRNRVKLTKRGGKLVFSNEGSAEQQGALNACLAAWKGAVISMLASTMLFDQMFALEGAMRNIEFEVVPGTISCATRPAAVSGGPPTTLLHSIGMAGLVISKMLFSSTDERLREEVMSCMGVLGYPVNAISGLDQRGSQYVSFLNDPVGAALAALPWRDGQDTGGWPWDLQSTIPNVEDNELFYPIIYLWRREVANSGGAGKFRGGNGCEGAVLSHKTDRINWVTVGAEVAVPGPGLFGGYPTSTNAFRLIKGADVPGYMERTGTTPTEPEQLAGETDWVPAKSFDRFTERDDLWIFSWAGAGGYGDPLERDPEMVREDVLLGRVTADWGLKAYGVVLTGEGEDLAVDAEATAARRATVIGQRLAEGRPWTGDEDCAGEGDGTVPPDGVVSEYIDIADGRFHAGDVDLGPAEGNYKAKALIRDMPLDEGNPTLRDPAIYTDHEVQFREVICPETGRLLQTEIVVDGAPPRWDLRPGQV from the coding sequence ATGGCCACCGACGTCGACACGACCATCAAGTGGGACGGCAGCGTCTACCCCTACATCGCGCCCGACCAGCTCGACATCCACCCCTCGCTGCAGCTGCACACCGACGCCGACGAGACCGTCGACCCCGTGACGCACGAGGTGCTGCGCCACGCCCTCTGGAACGTCAACGTCGAGCACGGGCAGTCGATCATCCGCACGTCGGGGTCGCCGATCTGCGCCTACGGGCACGACTTCAACCCGGCGATCCTCGACGAGGAGGGCGGCTACGTCTTCTTCGGCAAGTACAACCTGTACCTGGCGGTCAGCAGCGCGACCGCGGTGAAGTGGACGCTCGAGTACCGGTCCGAGAAGCCCGGCATCCACGAGGGCGACATGTACCTCACCAACGACCCGTGGATCGGGACGACGCACCAGCCCGACGTCGTCATCGCCTGCCCGGTGTTCGTCGACGGCAAGCTCTTCTGCTGGGTCTCCAACACGCTGCACCAATGGGACCTCGGCGGCACCGCACCGGGCGGGTTCAACCCGATGGCCGAGGACGTCTACTGGGAGGTCCCCTGCTACCCGCCGGTCAAGATCGTCGAGGGCGGCGAGATCCGCCGCGACATCGAGGAGCTCTACACGCGCAACTCGCGCCTGGGCGACCTCGTGGCGCTGGACCTGCGCTCGCAGGTGACCGGATGCAACGTCGCCCGTGACCGCGTCCTGGCCCTCGTCGCCCGCTACGGGGCGAGCACCGTCAAGGCGACGATGCGCAAGGTCCAGGACGACTCCGCGGCCGCGTTCTCCAAGCGCCTGGAGAGCATCCCGGACGGCACGTGGACCGAGGAGGGCTGGATGGAGGTCAAGCTCCCCGGCGACCGCGGCCTGTACCGCAACCGGGTCAAGCTGACCAAGCGCGGCGGCAAGCTCGTGTTCTCCAACGAGGGCTCGGCCGAGCAGCAGGGCGCGCTGAATGCGTGCCTGGCGGCGTGGAAGGGCGCGGTCATCAGCATGCTCGCATCGACGATGCTCTTCGACCAGATGTTCGCGCTGGAGGGCGCCATGCGGAACATCGAGTTCGAGGTCGTGCCGGGCACGATCAGCTGTGCGACGCGGCCGGCGGCGGTCTCCGGCGGCCCGCCGACGACGCTGCTGCACTCGATCGGCATGGCCGGCCTGGTCATCTCCAAGATGCTGTTCTCGTCGACCGACGAGCGCCTGCGCGAGGAGGTCATGAGCTGCATGGGCGTCCTCGGCTACCCGGTCAACGCGATCTCGGGCCTGGACCAGCGCGGCAGCCAGTACGTCTCGTTCCTCAACGATCCCGTGGGCGCCGCGCTCGCGGCGCTGCCCTGGCGCGACGGCCAGGACACGGGCGGCTGGCCGTGGGACCTGCAGTCCACGATCCCCAACGTGGAGGACAACGAGCTCTTCTACCCCATCATCTACCTGTGGCGCCGCGAGGTGGCGAACTCCGGCGGCGCCGGCAAGTTCCGCGGCGGCAACGGCTGCGAGGGGGCGGTGCTCAGCCACAAGACCGACCGCATCAACTGGGTCACCGTGGGCGCCGAGGTCGCCGTCCCGGGCCCCGGCCTGTTCGGCGGCTACCCGACGTCGACCAACGCGTTCCGGCTCATCAAGGGCGCCGACGTGCCCGGCTACATGGAGCGCACCGGCACCACGCCGACCGAACCCGAGCAGCTGGCGGGCGAGACCGACTGGGTCCCGGCCAAGTCCTTCGACCGCTTCACCGAACGCGACGACCTGTGGATCTTCAGCTGGGCGGGCGCCGGCGGCTACGGCGACCCGCTGGAGCGCGACCCGGAGATGGTCCGCGAGGACGTCCTGCTGGGCCGCGTGACCGCCGACTGGGGGCTGAAGGCCTACGGCGTGGTGCTCACCGGCGAGGGCGAGGACCTGGCCGTCGACGCCGAGGCCACCGCCGCCCGGCGGGCCACGGTCATCGGGCAGCGCCTGGCCGAGGGCCGGCCGTGGACGGGCGACGAGGACTGCGCGGGGGAGGGCGACGGGACGGTGCCGCCCGACGGCGTCGTGAGCGAGTACATCGACATCGCCGACGGGCGGTTCCACGCCGGCGACGTGGATCTCGGGCCGGCCGAGGGCAACTACAAGGCCAAGGCGCTCATCCGCGACATGCCGCTCGACGAGGGCAACCCGACGCTGCGCGACCCGGCGATCTACACCGACCACGAGGTGCAGTTCCGCGAGGTGATCTGCCCGGAGACGGGCCGGCTGCTCCAGACCGAGATCGTCGTGGACGGCGCGCCGCCGCGGTGGGACCTGAGGCCAGGCCAGGTCTAG
- a CDS encoding LLM class flavin-dependent oxidoreductase: MKFGLLFKPQDPPDASNIVLRWKELLEAGKLAESVGFDGLFIPEHHMMPDGYCPSPWGPLGALAASTSRVDIGTTVHLLPFEHPIHAAEHAAMVDIISNGRLKLGVGMGNFPAEFELYGLNPKTQVSRFEQCVELVQRAWAGEDLDYHSKHFDIKGKISPLPVAAEMWMGAMSEPGVRRAARFGLPWATDPLHNLQVMKHWTKMYRDAADEYGTADKQSVVLLRDGWVADSMAEVEKTWWPVIRAEHWFYFEKVPRWVEEFEPFLADIKGEADFRFDQHHQERFIVGSPEQCIESVQHFKDELDMDYLIMSFREANGPSFEEELACIERFGKEVIPAFR, translated from the coding sequence ATGAAGTTCGGACTGCTGTTCAAGCCCCAGGACCCGCCGGACGCCAGCAACATCGTGTTGCGCTGGAAGGAGCTCCTGGAGGCCGGCAAGCTCGCGGAGTCCGTCGGCTTCGACGGGCTGTTCATCCCCGAGCACCACATGATGCCCGACGGCTACTGCCCGTCCCCGTGGGGCCCGTTGGGTGCGCTAGCGGCCTCGACGTCGCGGGTCGACATCGGGACGACCGTGCACCTCCTGCCCTTCGAGCACCCGATCCACGCCGCCGAGCACGCGGCGATGGTCGACATCATCAGCAACGGCCGCCTCAAGCTCGGCGTCGGCATGGGCAACTTCCCCGCCGAGTTCGAGCTGTACGGCCTGAACCCGAAGACCCAGGTCTCACGCTTCGAGCAGTGCGTCGAGCTCGTCCAGCGGGCGTGGGCCGGCGAGGACCTCGACTACCACTCCAAGCACTTCGACATCAAGGGCAAGATCAGCCCGCTGCCTGTCGCCGCCGAGATGTGGATGGGCGCGATGTCCGAGCCCGGCGTCCGCCGTGCCGCGCGCTTCGGCCTGCCGTGGGCGACCGACCCGCTGCACAACCTCCAGGTCATGAAGCACTGGACCAAGATGTACCGCGACGCGGCCGACGAGTACGGCACCGCCGACAAGCAGAGCGTCGTGCTGCTGCGCGACGGCTGGGTCGCGGACTCCATGGCCGAGGTCGAGAAGACGTGGTGGCCGGTCATCCGCGCCGAGCACTGGTTCTACTTCGAGAAGGTCCCGCGCTGGGTCGAGGAGTTCGAGCCGTTCCTGGCCGACATCAAGGGCGAGGCGGACTTCCGCTTCGACCAGCATCACCAGGAGCGCTTCATCGTCGGCAGCCCGGAGCAGTGCATCGAGTCGGTCCAGCACTTCAAGGACGAGCTCGACATGGACTACCTCATCATGTCGTTCCGGGAGGCCAACGGCCCGAGCTTCGAAGAGGAGCTGGCCTGCATCGAGCGGTTCGGCAAGGAGGTCATCCCCGCCTTCCGGTAG
- a CDS encoding UGSC family (seleno)protein codes for MTDQTTSACPIIDPLGTSSTAPVEPVPGLGDVGGAQVAVLDISKVRSDVFAGELARGLADDHGAQVRRGLAPGSQAMADDELRELGAACDGAVLALADCGTCSSWTLYDAIELHRHGCRAMLVTTTAQRPMVEAMVARLGLADLPLVEVAEPNRDQYADAITATARAATAAVAAALRG; via the coding sequence GTGACCGACCAGACCACATCCGCCTGCCCGATCATCGACCCGCTGGGAACGTCGAGCACCGCGCCGGTCGAGCCCGTCCCCGGCCTGGGCGATGTCGGCGGCGCGCAGGTCGCCGTGCTGGACATCTCCAAGGTGCGGTCCGACGTGTTCGCCGGTGAGCTGGCCCGCGGCCTCGCCGACGATCACGGCGCCCAGGTCCGCCGCGGCCTGGCCCCCGGCTCGCAGGCCATGGCCGACGACGAGCTGCGTGAGCTCGGCGCCGCGTGCGACGGCGCCGTGCTGGCGCTGGCCGACTGCGGGACCTGCTCGTCGTGGACGCTGTACGACGCGATCGAGCTGCACCGCCACGGGTGCCGCGCCATGCTGGTGACGACGACGGCGCAACGGCCCATGGTCGAGGCGATGGTGGCCCGTCTGGGCCTGGCCGACCTGCCGCTCGTCGAGGTCGCCGAGCCCAACCGCGACCAGTACGCCGACGCCATCACGGCCACGGCACGCGCGGCGACCGCGGCCGTCGCCGCCGCGCTGCGCGGGTAG
- a CDS encoding nuclear transport factor 2 family protein → MSGLGPAGMDPTQLLLAHAEIRQLPLRYAYAQDFRDAELLLSLWAEVDEPAEYPDIDLHTVRREHERWFRKGPTVHFVGNHLIELDDAEHAHGTVYCWAQLDFGEEFVDQSILYQDRYVRQDGRWLFHHRRHLLWFGQARAENPIAQAGEDWPHSHTGRGVLPGELRRDGG, encoded by the coding sequence ATGAGCGGCCTGGGCCCGGCGGGCATGGACCCGACCCAGCTCCTGCTCGCGCACGCCGAGATCCGCCAGCTGCCGCTGCGCTACGCCTACGCCCAGGACTTCCGCGACGCCGAGCTGCTGCTGTCACTGTGGGCCGAGGTCGACGAGCCGGCCGAGTACCCCGACATCGACCTGCACACCGTCCGGCGCGAGCACGAGCGCTGGTTTCGCAAGGGCCCGACGGTGCACTTCGTGGGCAACCACCTCATCGAGCTCGACGACGCCGAGCACGCCCACGGGACGGTCTACTGCTGGGCGCAGCTGGACTTCGGCGAGGAGTTCGTCGACCAGTCGATCCTCTACCAGGACCGCTACGTGCGCCAGGACGGCCGCTGGCTGTTCCACCACCGCCGCCACCTGCTGTGGTTCGGCCAGGCCCGGGCGGAGAACCCGATCGCCCAGGCCGGCGAGGACTGGCCCCACTCGCACACGGGCCGTGGCGTGCTGCCCGGCGAGCTGCGGCGCGACGGGGGCTGA
- a CDS encoding hydantoinase/oxoprolinase family protein — MGYFCGIDIGGTFTDCVVLDDTGAITLAKVSSTPPNFAEGFLNAIDTVAGRLGLSTADFLGSTDLLLHGTTVGTNALVQMKGARTGLITTRGHGDALIIMRSAGRSAGLTIDELLHVSRHKKPEPIVPRTRIKEVSERTDWAGDVLLELNEDEVRTAISELVADGVEAIAVSFLWGFVNADHELRVKAMIEELAPGVLISCAHELIAKPGEYERTAAAAINAFIGPATSSYIQQVDRVTTERGYTNPLLIMQAAGGVVHAEEAARHPLFTIASGPVGGVAGAAYLAQRMGHPNVIACDMGGTSFDVGIIVDGDPVTSSETVINQYTFFMPRVDIESIGSGGGSLLWVDDHSQTMRVGPQSAGALPGPVCYGRGGTEPTVTDCDAVLGRYNPDNFLGGELELDRDGALAAVERVASGIGLEPVAAADGALRIVESQMADLMRQMTVERGRDPRDFVIYAFGGAGAAHAVAFARELGAQQVVIPLGDLASTWSALGVMTSDVLHVREHSEVLIAPFSHERMNEVFAQMEASAREQLTAEGFAEADIELTRLVEMKFSLQIHQVEVPVPGGTLTAQDAEEQVGRFIARYEEIYGKGSAFVGAGTSIGLFKLLARGKVRTPVPPPIDRSDTEPVGRRDVYWREHGAFTPTDIFDGSRLSPAAEVDGPAILEFPDTTVVVPPGASARLDELGSVLIDVGTEAGSGSTGTHATASA, encoded by the coding sequence ATGGGCTACTTCTGCGGGATCGACATCGGCGGGACGTTCACGGACTGCGTGGTCCTCGACGATACGGGCGCCATCACGCTGGCCAAGGTGTCCTCCACGCCGCCCAACTTCGCCGAGGGCTTCCTCAACGCGATCGACACCGTCGCCGGGCGGCTGGGCCTCTCGACGGCCGACTTCCTGGGCTCCACCGACCTGCTGCTGCACGGCACCACGGTGGGCACGAACGCGCTCGTGCAGATGAAGGGCGCCAGGACGGGGCTCATCACGACCCGCGGCCACGGCGACGCGCTGATCATCATGCGCTCGGCCGGGCGCTCGGCCGGCCTGACGATCGACGAGCTGCTGCACGTCTCGCGCCACAAGAAGCCCGAGCCGATCGTCCCGCGCACGCGCATCAAGGAGGTCTCCGAGCGCACGGACTGGGCCGGAGACGTCCTGCTCGAGCTCAACGAGGACGAGGTCCGCACCGCGATCTCCGAGCTCGTGGCCGACGGCGTCGAGGCGATCGCCGTGTCGTTCCTCTGGGGCTTCGTCAACGCCGACCACGAGCTGCGGGTCAAGGCGATGATCGAGGAGCTCGCCCCCGGGGTGCTCATCTCCTGCGCCCACGAGCTCATCGCCAAGCCCGGCGAGTACGAGCGCACCGCCGCGGCGGCCATCAACGCCTTCATCGGGCCGGCCACCTCGAGCTACATCCAGCAGGTCGACCGCGTCACGACCGAGCGCGGCTACACGAACCCGCTGCTCATCATGCAGGCCGCGGGCGGCGTGGTGCACGCCGAGGAGGCCGCACGCCACCCGCTCTTCACGATCGCCTCCGGCCCGGTCGGCGGCGTCGCGGGCGCCGCGTACCTCGCGCAGCGCATGGGCCACCCCAACGTCATCGCCTGCGACATGGGCGGCACGTCGTTCGACGTGGGGATCATCGTCGACGGTGACCCGGTCACCTCGTCGGAGACCGTGATCAACCAGTACACCTTCTTCATGCCGCGGGTGGACATCGAGTCCATCGGGTCCGGCGGAGGGTCGCTGCTCTGGGTCGACGACCACTCCCAGACGATGCGCGTGGGGCCCCAGAGCGCGGGCGCCCTGCCCGGGCCCGTCTGCTACGGCCGCGGCGGCACCGAGCCGACCGTCACCGACTGCGACGCGGTCCTGGGCCGCTACAACCCCGACAACTTCCTCGGCGGCGAGCTCGAGCTGGACCGCGACGGCGCCCTGGCCGCCGTGGAGCGCGTGGCCTCCGGGATCGGCCTGGAGCCGGTGGCGGCCGCCGACGGCGCGCTGCGCATCGTCGAATCCCAGATGGCCGACCTCATGCGCCAGATGACCGTCGAGCGCGGCCGCGACCCGCGCGACTTCGTCATCTACGCGTTCGGCGGCGCCGGCGCGGCACACGCGGTGGCCTTCGCCCGCGAGCTCGGCGCCCAGCAGGTCGTCATCCCGCTCGGCGACCTGGCCTCGACCTGGTCGGCCCTGGGCGTCATGACGTCCGACGTCCTGCACGTGCGCGAGCACTCCGAGGTCCTCATCGCGCCGTTCTCGCACGAACGCATGAACGAGGTCTTCGCCCAGATGGAGGCCTCCGCGCGCGAGCAGCTGACGGCCGAGGGCTTCGCCGAGGCCGACATCGAGCTGACCCGCCTGGTCGAGATGAAGTTCTCGCTGCAGATCCACCAGGTCGAGGTCCCGGTGCCCGGCGGCACGCTGACCGCGCAGGACGCCGAGGAGCAGGTCGGCCGGTTCATCGCCCGCTACGAGGAGATCTACGGCAAGGGCTCGGCGTTCGTCGGGGCCGGCACGTCGATCGGCCTCTTCAAGCTCCTGGCCCGCGGCAAGGTGCGCACGCCGGTGCCGCCGCCGATCGACCGCAGCGACACCGAGCCCGTCGGCCGCCGCGACGTCTACTGGCGCGAGCACGGCGCGTTCACGCCGACCGACATCTTCGACGGCTCGCGGCTCTCGCCCGCCGCCGAGGTCGACGGCCCGGCGATCCTCGAGTTCCCCGACACGACCGTCGTCGTGCCTCCGGGCGCCTCCGCGCGCCTGGACGAGCTCGGCAGCGTCCTCATCGACGTCGGCACCGAGGCCGGCTCGGGATCCACCGGCACCCACGCCACCGCGTCCGCCTGA
- a CDS encoding LLM class flavin-dependent oxidoreductase: protein MQLGIYFDLRDPEPWRVGTDRVHGRALEAAEEADRRGLRSVWLSEHHLFADGYLPQPLVFAAAVAARTRTVRVGTAVLLAPLRPAIDIAEQAAVVDQLSGGRLELGLGAGYRVPEFEAFGVDPARRFALLEQRAVEVRALWEGAAVTPGPLQERPPIWVGAHGARGARLAGRSGAGLLSLNPELWAPYLEARALAGHPLAGLRVSGPLSVLLADDPERTRALVAPYAEHQWATYDSYAHEGAPEGPLTRLFAARGAGAPPPVRVLTVEQAAAELTSLGQRLPLGHVFLWERVAGMPDVIAERHVELLASGLAPLLADAEPTHPAAVPNAMAPEPVPRGDRR, encoded by the coding sequence GTGCAACTCGGGATCTACTTCGACCTGCGCGACCCGGAGCCGTGGCGGGTCGGGACCGATCGGGTCCACGGCCGTGCACTGGAGGCCGCGGAGGAGGCCGACCGCCGCGGGCTGCGGTCGGTCTGGCTGTCCGAGCACCACCTGTTCGCCGACGGCTACCTGCCGCAGCCGCTGGTGTTCGCCGCGGCCGTCGCCGCGCGCACCCGCACCGTGCGTGTGGGCACCGCGGTGCTGCTGGCCCCGCTGCGCCCGGCGATCGACATCGCCGAGCAGGCCGCGGTCGTCGACCAGCTCAGCGGCGGCCGGCTGGAGCTCGGGCTCGGCGCCGGGTACCGCGTGCCCGAGTTCGAGGCGTTCGGGGTCGATCCGGCCCGGCGCTTCGCGCTCCTCGAGCAGCGCGCCGTCGAGGTGCGCGCGCTGTGGGAGGGCGCGGCGGTGACGCCCGGGCCGCTCCAGGAGCGCCCGCCGATCTGGGTCGGCGCCCATGGCGCGCGCGGCGCGCGGCTGGCAGGCCGATCAGGCGCCGGGCTGCTCAGTCTCAACCCCGAGCTGTGGGCGCCCTACCTCGAGGCGCGCGCCCTGGCCGGGCATCCCCTCGCCGGCCTCCGCGTCTCCGGGCCGCTGTCGGTGCTGCTGGCCGACGACCCCGAGCGCACCCGCGCGCTCGTCGCGCCGTACGCCGAGCACCAGTGGGCGACCTACGACTCCTACGCACACGAGGGCGCGCCCGAGGGTCCGCTCACGCGCCTGTTCGCCGCACGCGGCGCCGGCGCGCCGCCGCCGGTGCGCGTCCTCACCGTGGAGCAGGCCGCGGCCGAGCTGACGAGCCTCGGGCAGAGGCTGCCCCTCGGGCACGTCTTCCTGTGGGAGCGTGTCGCCGGCATGCCCGACGTGATCGCCGAGCGCCACGTCGAGCTGCTGGCGAGCGGGCTCGCACCGCTGCTGGCCGACGCGGAGCCGACCCACCCTGCTGCTGTCCCCAACGCCATGGCGCCGGAACCGGTGCCGAGAGGAGACCGACGATGA
- a CDS encoding 3-hydroxyacyl-CoA dehydrogenase family protein, which translates to MDTNLVGVVGCGAMGHGIAQITAQAGLGVVVCERGPEPLEAGLARIDASLARLEAKGGLDGSAADVRARIAPTVDVADLADCDLVIEAVDEDLATKLGVWRAVAPLLGPDAVCATNTSSLSVIDQAVVTDRPDRFIGLHFFNPPQMMSLLEVVGSVASSDAAVAVGLAYGRRLGRDVVQAPDRAGFLVNRLLLPYVLDAVRAMEGGFGTIADIDLGMRKGTGHPMGPFTLLDFVGLDVVMAMTDVMFEEYHETRFSAPPTLRKLVAAGFTGRKSGRGFYDYATEPPTPLDAPRPAGAAA; encoded by the coding sequence ATGGACACCAACTTGGTCGGCGTGGTCGGGTGCGGGGCGATGGGTCACGGGATCGCCCAGATCACGGCCCAGGCCGGGCTCGGCGTCGTCGTCTGCGAGCGCGGTCCCGAGCCTCTCGAGGCGGGCCTGGCCCGCATCGACGCCAGCCTGGCGCGGCTCGAGGCCAAGGGCGGCCTGGACGGATCGGCGGCCGATGTCCGCGCCCGCATCGCCCCCACGGTCGACGTCGCCGACCTCGCCGACTGCGACCTGGTCATCGAGGCCGTCGACGAGGACCTGGCGACCAAGCTCGGCGTGTGGCGCGCCGTCGCACCGCTGCTGGGCCCCGACGCGGTGTGCGCGACGAACACCTCGTCGCTGTCGGTCATCGACCAGGCGGTGGTCACCGACCGCCCCGACCGCTTCATCGGGCTGCACTTCTTCAACCCGCCGCAGATGATGAGCCTGCTGGAGGTCGTCGGCTCGGTCGCCTCGTCCGACGCCGCCGTGGCGGTCGGGCTCGCCTACGGCCGGCGACTCGGCAGGGACGTGGTGCAGGCGCCCGACCGAGCCGGCTTCCTGGTCAACCGGCTCCTGTTGCCCTACGTCCTGGATGCCGTACGGGCGATGGAGGGCGGCTTCGGCACGATCGCCGACATCGACCTCGGCATGCGCAAGGGCACCGGCCACCCCATGGGCCCGTTCACGCTGCTGGACTTCGTGGGGCTCGACGTCGTGATGGCCATGACCGACGTCATGTTCGAGGAGTACCACGAGACCCGGTTCTCGGCGCCTCCGACGCTGCGCAAGCTCGTCGCCGCAGGCTTCACCGGCCGCAAGTCCGGGCGAGGCTTCTACGACTACGCCACCGAGCCGCCGACGCCGCTGGACGCCCCGCGCCCGGCCGGGGCCGCCGCATGA
- a CDS encoding VOC family protein gives MPTDQLHHSGMLVADIERSAAFYIEALDARYLFRPAVNEGAGAQYVLGGDDDVAFTFCYLGFRTGAVEIMQFLSGAPDWAKDPVRGRLPHFALVVDDVDETTRRVVAAGGSTLWPEPIDWGGAKVMYVADPDGNPIELFDVGLEEIVSRTLDLFPASAP, from the coding sequence ATGCCCACCGACCAGCTGCACCACTCCGGCATGCTCGTCGCCGACATCGAGCGATCCGCCGCGTTCTACATCGAGGCGCTCGACGCCCGCTACCTGTTCCGCCCGGCCGTCAACGAGGGTGCCGGGGCGCAGTACGTGCTCGGCGGCGACGACGATGTCGCGTTCACGTTCTGCTACCTCGGCTTCCGCACGGGCGCCGTCGAGATCATGCAGTTCCTCAGCGGCGCGCCCGACTGGGCAAAGGACCCCGTCCGCGGCCGCCTGCCCCACTTCGCGCTCGTCGTCGACGATGTGGACGAGACGACCCGGCGCGTCGTGGCCGCCGGCGGCAGCACGCTGTGGCCCGAGCCCATCGACTGGGGCGGCGCGAAGGTCATGTACGTCGCCGACCCCGACGGCAACCCGATCGAGCTGTTCGACGTCGGGCTGGAGGAGATCGTCTCCCGCACCCTGGACCTGTTCCCCGCCTCGGCACCCTGA
- a CDS encoding VOC family protein translates to MAQGALAHIALLVRDLDKAVEDWTRILTVLDPDQLLEPPVIMPRFGPESDPVRWATFICPGGAEIQLVEPLGEGGRAQHLAKHGECVDHIAFVHPDPAAAARALDAAGVEVTSTELATDDRLPWQGWTFVTEDAAHGARVEIAYPYVAVDGHWEPPADAGQA, encoded by the coding sequence ATGGCCCAGGGAGCTCTCGCCCACATCGCACTGCTCGTGCGCGACCTCGACAAGGCGGTCGAGGACTGGACGCGCATCCTCACCGTGCTCGACCCCGACCAGCTGCTCGAGCCGCCGGTGATCATGCCGCGCTTCGGCCCCGAGTCCGACCCCGTGCGCTGGGCCACGTTCATCTGCCCGGGTGGGGCCGAGATCCAGCTCGTCGAGCCTCTCGGCGAAGGCGGCCGCGCCCAGCACCTGGCCAAGCACGGCGAGTGCGTCGACCACATCGCGTTCGTGCATCCCGACCCGGCCGCCGCCGCCCGTGCGCTGGACGCCGCCGGCGTGGAGGTCACCAGCACCGAGCTGGCCACCGACGACCGCCTGCCGTGGCAGGGCTGGACGTTCGTGACCGAGGATGCGGCACATGGCGCGCGCGTCGAGATCGCCTATCCCTACGTCGCCGTCGACGGGCACTGGGAGCCGCCTGCCGACGCCGGGCAGGCGTGA